A window of the Bacteroidota bacterium genome harbors these coding sequences:
- the ybeY gene encoding rRNA maturation RNase YbeY, whose amino-acid sequence MGKTIHFFSENTRYQPSHKTVLRKWITDCLSNEGFEAGTINIIFCNDDFLYDMNVKYLSHHTLTDIITFSYSENPKITVGDIYISIERARENAGIYRVRLYNEVCRLIIHGILHLAGYSDKEPGEKTVMTSKEDYYLSLLPN is encoded by the coding sequence ATGGGTAAAACGATACATTTTTTTTCAGAAAACACAAGATATCAACCGTCCCATAAGACGGTACTTAGAAAATGGATAACAGATTGCCTGTCGAATGAGGGTTTTGAGGCAGGTACCATTAACATTATCTTCTGTAATGATGATTTTCTTTATGACATGAATGTTAAGTATCTTTCTCATCACACCTTAACAGATATCATTACATTTTCTTATTCTGAAAACCCCAAAATCACAGTTGGAGATATTTATATCAGTATAGAAAGGGCCCGTGAAAATGCCGGTATTTATAGGGTAAGGCTATACAATGAAGTTTGCAGGTTAATCATACATGGGATACTTCATCTTGCAGGATATAGTGATAAGGAGCCTGGGGAAAAAACTGTGATGACATCAAAAGAAGATTATTATCTATCTTTGCTTCCCAATTAG
- the mnmG gene encoding tRNA uridine-5-carboxymethylaminomethyl(34) synthesis enzyme MnmG, whose product MLQDYDIIVVGAGHAGCEAAAAAANLGSRVLLITMNMMNMAQMSCNPAMGGIAKGQIIREIDAMGGLSGIVTDKTMIQFRMLNKSKGPAMWSPRAQNDRILFSIEWRRQLEQIPNLDFFQDMVIGIKVDEMKLKGVYTAMGHFIASRAVILTNGTFLNGIIHIGQKKISGGRIGEGPSSGLTEQLQTLGFDSSRMKTGTPVRIDGRTIDFSRLEEQKGDEFPGKFSFTDTPSLKHQRSCYLAYTSKKVHDILRTGFNESPMFTGRISGIGPRYCPSIEDKIDRFWQKESHQLFVEPEGWDTVEYYLNGFSSSLPDHIQLKALQEIEGFENAKIFRPGYAIEYDYFPPTQLHYTLETKIIENLYFAGQINGTTGYEEAAAQGLIAGINAHQKLYSHSAFLLNRSDAYIGVLIDDLITKGVDEPYRMFTSRAEYRILLRQDNADLRLTPIAHKIQLASKERMERVNVKSGYIEDIIDFCRKTSIDPSDINPLLENNETSVLKQKIKISQLLVRPFISFEKLRKHIPALNSFLTKAINNDAESIEEAEILIKYNSYIRKEQEMADKLIRLDDIELKSDFDYFSLESLSFEAREKLSKIKPRTIGQASRISGVSPSDISVLLVYLGR is encoded by the coding sequence ATGTTACAGGATTACGACATCATTGTTGTAGGTGCAGGTCATGCAGGATGTGAAGCAGCTGCAGCCGCTGCCAACTTAGGTTCAAGGGTATTATTAATTACCATGAACATGATGAATATGGCACAAATGTCATGTAATCCTGCAATGGGAGGTATTGCAAAAGGCCAGATTATCCGGGAAATCGATGCGATGGGTGGATTATCAGGGATTGTTACAGATAAGACCATGATCCAATTTCGCATGCTGAACAAATCTAAGGGACCAGCAATGTGGAGTCCAAGAGCCCAAAACGACAGGATACTATTTTCCATAGAATGGAGACGTCAGCTTGAGCAGATACCAAATCTTGACTTTTTTCAGGATATGGTCATTGGAATAAAAGTTGATGAAATGAAGCTTAAAGGTGTTTACACGGCTATGGGTCATTTTATTGCATCACGAGCTGTTATCCTGACCAACGGTACATTTCTTAATGGGATAATTCATATTGGTCAGAAAAAAATCTCCGGAGGAAGGATAGGAGAGGGGCCATCATCCGGTTTAACCGAACAATTACAAACCCTGGGCTTTGATTCTTCCAGGATGAAAACAGGTACACCGGTTAGAATCGATGGCAGGACAATTGATTTTTCCAGATTAGAAGAGCAAAAGGGAGATGAATTCCCAGGTAAGTTTTCATTCACGGATACACCATCTTTGAAGCACCAGAGAAGCTGTTATCTCGCCTATACTTCAAAGAAAGTACACGACATACTGCGGACCGGTTTTAACGAATCTCCTATGTTCACTGGTCGTATTTCCGGTATCGGTCCACGTTATTGTCCATCAATTGAAGATAAAATCGACCGTTTCTGGCAAAAAGAAAGTCATCAGTTATTCGTCGAACCAGAAGGATGGGACACCGTAGAATACTATTTAAATGGCTTTTCTTCTTCTCTCCCGGATCACATACAATTGAAAGCATTACAAGAAATTGAAGGTTTTGAAAACGCAAAGATCTTCCGTCCGGGTTATGCTATCGAATATGACTATTTTCCACCAACGCAGCTACATTATACGTTAGAAACAAAAATTATTGAAAATCTCTATTTTGCCGGTCAGATCAATGGAACAACCGGCTATGAAGAAGCAGCAGCCCAGGGTCTAATTGCCGGTATCAATGCCCATCAAAAACTATATAGTCATTCAGCCTTCTTATTAAACAGATCCGACGCTTACATAGGCGTTCTTATCGACGATCTTATAACAAAAGGTGTTGATGAACCATACAGAATGTTTACTTCCAGGGCAGAATATCGCATCCTTTTACGTCAGGATAATGCGGACCTAAGGCTAACTCCGATCGCACATAAAATTCAGCTTGCTTCGAAAGAAAGAATGGAAAGGGTTAACGTTAAATCAGGCTATATTGAAGATATAATCGACTTTTGCCGAAAAACCAGCATTGATCCATCAGACATAAATCCTTTGCTTGAAAACAATGAAACATCGGTTCTAAAGCAAAAAATTAAAATTTCACAGCTTCTTGTCAGGCCTTTTATTTCTTTTGAAAAACTCAGAAAACATATCCCAGCCCTGAATTCCTTTCTTACCAAAGCAATAAACAACGATGCTGAAAGCATTGAAGAAGCGGAAATTCTCATAAAATACAACAGCTATATCCGAAAAGAACAGGAAATGGCAGATAAACTTATTCGCCTGGATGATATAGAACTTAAATCCGATTTTGATTACTTTTCACTCGAATCTTTGTCGTTTGAGGCAAGGGAGAAACTCAGCAAAATAAAACCCAGAACCATTGGTCAGGCATCAAGGATAAGCGGTGTATCTCCTTCTGATATTTCCGTTTTATTGGTCTACTTAGGTCGCTAA
- a CDS encoding class I SAM-dependent methyltransferase, protein MKQDNYTTTSICTMCGKKDVTHYISTKDYFLTHESFDLVQCSHCGLIRTNPFPDSSSMNSYYVSKDYVSHSDDTQGFVNSLYAIVKKYSLKKKFQLIKKHSDGKTLIDYGCGSGDLVNYALSYGWKAMGYDSSKIAREASFKKYGIDIQHPDKLMDLPPTSIDTITLWHVLEHVENPASLLSTFRNILKDKGCLFIAVPNVNSYDARFYKSFWAALDVPRHLYHFNLNTLTRFCEKEGFKIIQSKGMIFDSFYVSLLSEKYLNSRIKYLRSPIIGLISNSLAFFNHKNYSSILVILQKQ, encoded by the coding sequence GTGAAACAGGATAATTATACCACAACCTCAATATGTACAATGTGTGGCAAAAAAGATGTTACTCATTACATATCCACCAAAGATTACTTTTTAACACATGAATCATTTGATCTTGTTCAATGTTCTCACTGTGGTCTTATCAGAACAAATCCTTTTCCCGATAGTTCTTCAATGAATTCATATTACGTATCAAAAGATTATGTTTCTCATTCTGATGATACTCAAGGATTCGTTAATTCTCTATATGCAATTGTCAAAAAATACTCTCTTAAGAAGAAATTTCAACTTATTAAAAAGCATTCCGATGGGAAAACACTCATTGATTATGGATGTGGATCAGGAGACCTAGTAAATTATGCCTTATCATATGGTTGGAAAGCCATGGGCTATGATTCTTCTAAAATTGCCCGTGAAGCTTCGTTCAAGAAATACGGAATTGATATCCAACATCCTGATAAATTAATGGATTTACCTCCTACATCTATTGATACCATAACACTTTGGCATGTTTTAGAACATGTTGAAAATCCAGCCTCATTGCTTTCTACTTTCAGAAATATTTTAAAGGATAAAGGATGCCTGTTTATTGCAGTCCCAAATGTCAATTCCTACGATGCAAGATTTTATAAATCATTTTGGGCAGCTTTAGACGTTCCCAGGCATTTATATCATTTCAACCTTAACACTCTCACCAGGTTTTGCGAAAAAGAGGGCTTCAAAATCATACAATCAAAAGGCATGATCTTCGATTCCTTTTATGTAAGCCTCCTTAGTGAAAAATACCTTAATAGCCGAATTAAATATCTTCGCTCACCTATTATTGGTTTGATATCCAATTCTCTTGCATTTTTTAATCATAAAAATTATTCCTCTATTTTGGTAATTCTTCAAAAACAGTAA
- a CDS encoding ATP-binding protein yields the protein MEKLKINSNLKNITIIERFVEEISEKYHLQDTHYGNILVCLTEAFCNAVIHGNENDPEKFVTVHFDPLQRGISFKISDEGKGFDPDKVGNPITDDPEKGRGLFLIQTLSDEVNISDHGRCIEMVFDIEGIGQKTMDQRKNLFNQYYNKIKHKA from the coding sequence ATGGAAAAATTAAAAATTAACTCAAATCTTAAGAACATTACGATCATTGAAAGGTTTGTTGAGGAGATCAGTGAAAAATATCATTTACAGGATACACATTATGGTAATATCCTGGTTTGCCTTACAGAAGCTTTTTGCAATGCCGTAATACATGGTAACGAAAACGATCCGGAAAAATTCGTTACTGTTCATTTTGATCCTTTGCAAAGAGGTATTTCTTTTAAGATTTCTGATGAAGGAAAGGGATTTGATCCCGATAAGGTTGGGAATCCTATTACAGATGATCCTGAAAAAGGAAGAGGATTATTTCTTATTCAAACCTTATCTGATGAAGTTAATATTTCTGACCATGGTCGTTGTATAGAAATGGTTTTTGACATTGAAGGAATAGGTCAGAAAACTATGGATCAAAGAAAAAATCTTTTCAATCAGTATTATAACAAGATCAAGCACAAGGCCTGA